The genomic DNA CTCTTGATAGTACCTGAACGAATTGCATACAAAGACTTCAATTCATCACCGGCTTTAAACAGCTCTTGGTTTTTTTGAATTGGCTTTTTACGCTCGATGATCTGATCAAGCTGATCAAGTTCTGTATCATTAAGCGTAAACGGTATACACAGTTGTGAGATGCTGCAGTCTTGGCAGTGAATAGCACAACCGCCGGACTGTATACGTTTTGTTGCTGGTTTTTCAGTATTAATAATCATACTTTTAACACATATAAAATTGACATACATCAATATATTAGCACTATAGGGCACAAATGGATAGCAGTATAATGACTCGATATCTCAACTATTACTCTCATTTTTGACCTAAATAACAAAGCTGAGTAGTGAATAGATAGCGTAAACAATCATTAAGCAGGCAATTGTGCGACGAATGAGTAATTGACTTATAAATTTAGAAAACCGGGCTGCGCTGGTTCCGATCAGTAACATTGCAGGTAAGGTACCTAAACCAAAACACCCCATAATAAGCAGTCCATTCACCGCGCTACCAGACACGGCGGCCCAACTTAGCATGGAGTAGACCATACCGCAGGGAATCCAACCCCATACAACCCCCACAGGATAGGCATACCATACTGAGCGCAGTGGTAACATGCGCGAGGCGATGGGAGATAATTGTTTCCAGATGCTTTGGCCGAGCTTTTCAATTTTGAGTAAGCCATTCCACCACTGACCTAAGTAAAGGCCTAAGATAAGGATCATTAAGGCCGCCATCACGCGCAATGCCCCAAGAAAATCGGTGGATTGAAATAGAGTCGCACTATTGGCGACAGTGCCACCAATGAGCGCGCCTACCAATAGATAGGAGGAGATGCGCCCTAAGTTGTACAGCAAAGTCACATAAAAAGCGTTGTGCCGACCATTGAGGGCAACAGCGCTGGCGATACCGCCACACATTCCCATACAGTGCCCAGCCCCTGCAATACCGATTAAAAAAGCCCCAATCCAGTCAATATTTGCCATCATGGTTGCTTTTTATTGTCGTTCTTGTTGGGCATTTCGTCTTCCTCAAACAAAATATTATGACCTTGCCGATCTAAGTCTTCAAATTGCTCGGTCTTAACTGCCCATAGAAACACGGCCACGGCGATGGCGACCAGTAGGATTGCTATGGGGATCAGAATGTATAGACTTTCCATTTTTATTTAGTAATCTCAGTGAGTTAGTGACTACGATGATAGAGCTGGCAGACATGCCTACTACCGCAATGTAGGGGGCAACGAGTCCGCAGACCGCCAAAGGTAAAATCAACAGGTTATAGCCTAAGGACCAAGCTAAGTTTTCTCGAATAATTTTTCGGGTTTTAATGGCAAGGGTACGTGCTTCGATTAATTTATCTAATCTATCCCCAAGTAACACCATATCGGCGGAAGATTTAGCCACATCGGTACCGCCCCCCATAGCCACAGATAAATGTGCCCCGGCAAGTGTTGGTGCATCGTTAATCCCATCGCCGATCATCAAAGTAATGTTAGATTGAGGCAGACTGTGTAAATAATTGAGCTTACCTTCTGGAGTCACACCAGAAACCAAGGTGTCTATAGCCAATTGCTGTGCCACTGGCTTAGCATTGATGTGATTATCACCGGTGAGCAATGTGGTGCTAATGCCCAGTTGCTTGAGGGAGGCGATAAAATCTTGGCTACTATGACGCATGGGATCGCGATAAGTAAAAGCGGCTGCTAGTGTGCCATCGATAGACAAGTACACGGTATGGGGCTGGGCTAAAACCGTCGAATCACACACAAAGGCATGACTGCCAATCTTACACTGCAATCCATTGATAACACCGCTAAGCCCTAAACCAATATGATTTTCAATGGCTTCGGCTGTGGTTGACTCATCTAAATAGGGACGAAAGGCGGCCGCTATCGGGTGATTTGCATGGGATTCAAGGCGGGCGGCCATGGCTAATACTTGTGGCGTTGTCCATGTTGCAAAAGTATCGGTTTTGGCCAAACAGACTTTGCCTTCCGTTAACGTCCCCGTTTTATCCACGATCACATGGTTGACTTTACATAAGGTTTCGATGGCGTGCGCTTTACGCAACAAAATCCCCAGTTCGCCCATTCGCGAGGTAGAGCAGGTGATGGCGGTTGGCGTCGCCAGAGAGAGGGCGCAAGGACAGGTGGCAACCAGTACAGCGAGCATAATCCAAAAAGCATCTTGCGGTTGATTTTGTTGCCAGTAAAAGTAGGTACAAGCGGCAATAATGAGAATGACTGCCACAAAATAACGGGCTACAACATCAGCAATTTCAGCAATTTTAGGCTTGGTGGTTTGCGCTTCATCTTGCAAACGAACAATGTTGGCGATCATGCTCTCTTGTTTGGTACAAGCCACCTGCAAAGTGAAGGTCTGTTCGCCATTGATGGTTCCTGCATATACGTTATCCCCAGCATTTTTCTTTACATGTAAGGACTCACCGGTGAGCATAGACTCGTCCACATATACCTCTTTGTCTAGGACGGTGCCATCGGCAGGGACATGTTCACCGGCTAACACGCGAACGTTATCGCCAATGTTTAGGGTTTTAACCGGAATTTGCTTACCATCTTCTAATGTGGCCATAGCGGGAACCAATTTAAGTAGGTTAGCACTGGCCGCGGCCGCTTTTCTACGTGCGCGCATTTCTAAAAAACGTCCCAGTAGTAAGAAAAAGGTGAACATAGAAATGGATTCAAAAAACACCTCACCACTTTGGGTGAAAGTGGCGATTAAGCTGGCTACATAAGCAAAGATAAGGGCGATAGACACGGGGACATCCATACCCAATGTGCGCGCTTTTAAACTGCGCCATGCATTGGTATAAAAAGGCAAGGCGGAGTAGAGCAATACCGGGGTGGCAAAGATTAAGCTCACCACACGAAAGTAGTGTTTAAACTCAGGTTCTAAGTGACCGAAAACCTCTAGATATAAAGCCACAGCTAACATCATAACTTGCATAGTGGCAAG from Vibrio rarus includes the following:
- the ccoS gene encoding cbb3-type cytochrome oxidase assembly protein CcoS, with product MESLYILIPIAILLVAIAVAVFLWAVKTEQFEDLDRQGHNILFEEDEMPNKNDNKKQP
- a CDS encoding heavy metal translocating P-type ATPase; its protein translation is MDKSCYHCGEDVPENTNYCVTILDASRAMCCPGCESVAQTIVDSGLSSYYQYRTEKAERVDLVPEQLQSLIHYDNEHVQAEFVRNKQHISEVTLSLEGVSCAACAWLIEKQMNARQGVVQIRVNTATHRALLAWDTTQTKLSELLNVIHKLGYKAAPFEADKQEESYYRAMKQYLYKLGIAGLATMQVMMLAVALYLEVFGHLEPEFKHYFRVVSLIFATPVLLYSALPFYTNAWRSLKARTLGMDVPVSIALIFAYVASLIATFTQSGEVFFESISMFTFFLLLGRFLEMRARRKAAAASANLLKLVPAMATLEDGKQIPVKTLNIGDNVRVLAGEHVPADGTVLDKEVYVDESMLTGESLHVKKNAGDNVYAGTINGEQTFTLQVACTKQESMIANIVRLQDEAQTTKPKIAEIADVVARYFVAVILIIAACTYFYWQQNQPQDAFWIMLAVLVATCPCALSLATPTAITCSTSRMGELGILLRKAHAIETLCKVNHVIVDKTGTLTEGKVCLAKTDTFATWTTPQVLAMAARLESHANHPIAAAFRPYLDESTTAEAIENHIGLGLSGVINGLQCKIGSHAFVCDSTVLAQPHTVYLSIDGTLAAAFTYRDPMRHSSQDFIASLKQLGISTTLLTGDNHINAKPVAQQLAIDTLVSGVTPEGKLNYLHSLPQSNITLMIGDGINDAPTLAGAHLSVAMGGGTDVAKSSADMVLLGDRLDKLIEARTLAIKTRKIIRENLAWSLGYNLLILPLAVCGLVAPYIAVVGMSASSIIVVTNSLRLLNKNGKSIHSDPHSNPTGRHRRGRVSMGS
- a CDS encoding sulfite exporter TauE/SafE family protein, whose translation is MANIDWIGAFLIGIAGAGHCMGMCGGIASAVALNGRHNAFYVTLLYNLGRISSYLLVGALIGGTVANSATLFQSTDFLGALRVMAALMILILGLYLGQWWNGLLKIEKLGQSIWKQLSPIASRMLPLRSVWYAYPVGVVWGWIPCGMVYSMLSWAAVSGSAVNGLLIMGCFGLGTLPAMLLIGTSAARFSKFISQLLIRRTIACLMIVYAIYSLLSFVI